Proteins encoded within one genomic window of Sphingomonas sp. NBWT7:
- the smc gene encoding chromosome segregation protein SMC, which yields MQIKRLRLSGFKSFVDPADLRIEPGLTGVVGPNGCGKSNLLEALRWTMGENSAKSLRGAGMEDVIFAGTATRPARDFAEVSLLAEIDGAETEVVRRIERGAGSAYRIDGKDVRAKDVSLLFADAATGAHSPALVSQGRISAVIAAKPADRRAMLEEAAGIAGLHVRRRDAEQKLRATEANLARLDEVIADQEARAAALRRQARQASRYRTLSTQIRLAEARMIFSRWREAAQAVDDAARVAQQAERAVATAGAALRAAESAQAEAASTLAAARAAALSARDRSATAAHDVSALRAKAQAAKRRLDELAQAAARIADDRTREGDLARDAAAALARLEEERRALDTAITAAAAELPRHDAALADAERQGRDAEVALAQALSRQASDMAEARVAQAAAAAARSRLDRAERDAAQVTAQLAALGDAAPLEHERSEAAAMIAVAEREIVAARQSLADAEQAERHAIAARDDAQGKRAAARAELAALESEAAVLRRSTERAGRDRLLDHVAADAGYERALAAALGDDLDIGLDRAAAAFWDGAPTSGTAHVTPDTAGADVRDRLITHVQAPAWLGRRLSYVIVTDEDDGRALVPGERLVTRAGTMRRWDGLVVTRGGAAAAERLERRNRLGAIDAALPAARDQAAASEAAVAAAEKAIAAARAEAGAARATIAEREAQVRQARVRQDRATAQLERLDGLRADLTARAARITDERGEAARDQTAAADAVAALPDTGASAAAVSERQRTAETCRQTIATGRAAREAAARAGEQARTRLAAAVAEAKSWRARAGDAARRIADMDKRARDLATETAALADRPAALEAALAKAIAAHDEARQATEALVAAESAAETALRRTEDEARRAGEALAQAREARAGAVARAESHEARRIEIGRVSGERFECPAPVLPEKIGFAADDVGAPQDESAAHDRLMRDRERIGPVNLVAEQELAELEAGASGNAAERAELGQAVNRLRGSIGTLNREGRARLLAAFEAVNGHFRRLFTTLFDGGQAHLELIDSDDPLEAGLEIMAQPPGKRLQSLTLLSGGEQALTAVALIFGLFLTNPAPICVLDEVDAPLDDANIERFCDLLDRMSRETKTRYLIVTHNAVTMSRMHRLFGVTMIERGVSRLVSVDLQAAETLLAAE from the coding sequence GTGCAGATCAAGCGGCTGCGGCTGTCCGGCTTCAAGAGTTTCGTCGACCCCGCCGATCTACGGATCGAGCCGGGGCTGACAGGGGTCGTCGGCCCCAACGGCTGCGGCAAATCGAACCTGCTCGAAGCGCTGCGCTGGACGATGGGCGAGAATAGCGCGAAATCGCTGCGCGGCGCGGGCATGGAAGACGTGATCTTCGCCGGCACCGCGACGCGCCCCGCGCGCGATTTCGCCGAAGTGTCGCTGCTCGCCGAGATCGACGGTGCGGAGACCGAAGTCGTCCGCCGGATCGAGCGCGGCGCAGGGAGTGCCTATCGCATCGACGGCAAGGACGTGCGCGCGAAGGACGTATCGCTGCTGTTCGCCGATGCCGCGACGGGCGCCCACTCCCCAGCGCTCGTTAGCCAGGGGCGGATCAGCGCGGTGATCGCGGCGAAGCCCGCCGACCGGCGCGCGATGCTCGAGGAGGCGGCCGGCATTGCGGGGCTCCACGTACGCCGCCGCGATGCCGAGCAGAAGCTGCGGGCAACCGAGGCCAATCTCGCTCGGCTCGACGAGGTGATCGCCGATCAGGAAGCGCGCGCGGCGGCGCTGCGGCGGCAGGCGCGGCAGGCATCGCGCTACCGGACGCTCTCGACGCAGATCCGCCTCGCCGAGGCGCGCATGATCTTTTCCCGCTGGCGCGAGGCGGCGCAAGCAGTGGACGACGCGGCACGTGTCGCGCAGCAGGCCGAGCGCGCGGTCGCCACCGCCGGTGCGGCGCTTCGGGCAGCCGAGTCGGCGCAGGCGGAGGCTGCCTCGACCCTTGCCGCCGCGCGCGCCGCGGCGCTGTCGGCGCGCGATCGCAGTGCGACGGCGGCGCACGACGTGTCGGCGCTGCGGGCGAAGGCGCAGGCGGCAAAGCGTCGGCTCGACGAGCTGGCGCAGGCGGCGGCGCGTATCGCCGACGACCGTACCCGCGAGGGGGATCTGGCGCGCGATGCCGCGGCGGCACTCGCGCGCCTGGAGGAAGAGCGCCGGGCGCTCGACACCGCGATCACGGCAGCCGCCGCAGAGCTGCCTCGGCACGACGCGGCGCTCGCGGACGCCGAGCGTCAGGGGCGGGATGCGGAAGTCGCGCTGGCACAAGCGCTGTCGCGTCAGGCAAGCGACATGGCGGAGGCGCGCGTCGCGCAAGCGGCGGCGGCGGCGGCGCGAAGTCGGCTCGATCGCGCCGAGCGTGACGCGGCGCAGGTGACGGCACAGCTTGCGGCGCTGGGCGATGCCGCACCACTGGAGCACGAGCGTAGCGAAGCGGCAGCGATGATTGCCGTTGCCGAGCGTGAGATCGTCGCAGCACGGCAAAGCCTTGCCGACGCCGAGCAGGCGGAGCGGCACGCGATCGCAGCACGCGATGACGCACAGGGCAAGCGTGCCGCCGCGCGCGCCGAACTGGCGGCGCTGGAGAGTGAAGCGGCCGTCCTGCGGCGCTCGACCGAGCGCGCCGGACGCGATCGGCTGCTCGATCACGTCGCGGCCGACGCAGGCTATGAGCGGGCGCTGGCTGCGGCGCTCGGCGACGACCTCGATATCGGCCTCGATCGCGCAGCCGCTGCATTCTGGGATGGGGCGCCGACGTCAGGTACGGCGCACGTGACCCCGGATACGGCAGGCGCAGACGTACGCGATCGCCTGATCACGCACGTCCAGGCACCAGCGTGGCTCGGTCGCCGGTTGTCGTACGTCATCGTGACCGACGAGGACGACGGTCGCGCACTCGTGCCGGGCGAGCGGCTGGTGACACGCGCGGGCACGATGCGGCGCTGGGACGGTCTGGTCGTCACCCGAGGCGGCGCGGCCGCGGCGGAGCGGCTCGAACGGCGCAACCGGCTGGGCGCGATCGACGCCGCCCTGCCGGCGGCGCGGGATCAGGCGGCGGCTTCCGAAGCCGCCGTGGCGGCGGCGGAGAAGGCTATCGCCGCAGCGCGAGCCGAAGCGGGCGCAGCGCGGGCCACGATCGCGGAACGCGAAGCACAGGTGCGTCAGGCGCGCGTGCGGCAGGACCGCGCTACGGCGCAGCTCGAGCGGCTCGACGGGCTGCGCGCCGATCTGACGGCACGCGCCGCGCGAATCACGGACGAACGCGGTGAGGCCGCGCGAGACCAGACGGCGGCGGCCGATGCGGTGGCTGCGCTGCCTGATACTGGCGCTTCTGCGGCGGCAGTATCCGAGAGGCAGCGCACAGCCGAAACGTGCCGCCAGACGATCGCCACCGGGCGGGCGGCGCGTGAGGCAGCGGCGCGCGCCGGCGAGCAGGCGCGCACCCGCCTCGCCGCGGCAGTCGCCGAGGCGAAGAGCTGGCGGGCGCGGGCGGGCGATGCCGCGCGGCGGATCGCCGACATGGACAAACGCGCGCGCGACCTTGCGACGGAAACGGCAGCGCTGGCCGATCGACCGGCGGCGTTGGAGGCCGCCCTCGCCAAGGCAATTGCGGCGCATGACGAGGCGCGGCAGGCCACGGAGGCGCTCGTTGCAGCCGAAAGCGCTGCGGAAACCGCGCTACGCCGGACCGAGGACGAAGCGCGCCGCGCGGGCGAAGCGCTGGCGCAGGCGCGCGAGGCGCGCGCCGGCGCGGTCGCGCGCGCCGAGAGCCACGAGGCGCGGCGGATCGAGATCGGGCGGGTGTCGGGCGAGCGGTTTGAGTGCCCTGCCCCCGTCCTGCCGGAGAAGATCGGCTTTGCCGCCGACGATGTCGGCGCCCCGCAGGACGAATCCGCGGCGCACGACCGGCTGATGCGCGATCGCGAGCGGATCGGGCCGGTCAATCTCGTCGCCGAGCAGGAACTCGCCGAACTGGAGGCGGGCGCGAGCGGCAACGCCGCCGAGCGGGCGGAGCTCGGCCAGGCAGTCAACCGGCTGCGCGGCTCGATCGGGACGCTCAACCGCGAAGGCCGGGCGCGGCTGCTCGCCGCGTTCGAGGCGGTCAACGGCCATTTCCGCCGCTTGTTCACCACCCTGTTCGACGGCGGGCAGGCGCATCTCGAACTGATCGATTCGGACGATCCGCTCGAGGCGGGACTCGAGATTATGGCGCAGCCGCCGGGCAAGCGGCTCCAATCACTCACCCTGCTGTCGGGGGGCGAGCAAGCACTGACCGCAGTAGCGCTGATCTTCGGCCTGTTCCTGACCAACCCCGCCCCGATCTGCGTGCTCGACGAGGTCGACGCGCCGCTCGACGACGCCAATATCGAACGCTTCTGCGACCTGCTCGACCGGATGAGCCGGGAGACGAAGACCCGCTATCTCATCGTCACGCACAATGCGGTGACGATGAGCCGGATGCACCGCCTGTTCGGCGTGACGATGATCGAGCGCGGCGTCAGCCGGCTGGTATCGGTCGACCTGCAGGCCGCGGAGACGCTGCTGGCGGCGGAATGA
- a CDS encoding thioredoxin domain-containing protein, protein MTLRIAATAIALTFLAACGDGGSTGSAAPNSVAAAPAPAGQDWSQTVSKTTDGGFVMGNPNAPLKLVEYGSRTCPTCGNFGRTATEPLTQNYIKTGKVSFEFRDFLVHAPDLGVAILGQCAGETPFFPILEQMFQEQNGFLEKLEKVPADFQQRLQAMTPAQQATAWVEHLGYIDFVKQRGLSEQQARQCLADPQRIEALAKVSEVAMRDKEVTGTPTFFLNGEKLDAASWEQVESALKGAGA, encoded by the coding sequence ATGACCCTGCGTATCGCCGCCACCGCCATCGCGCTTACCTTCCTCGCCGCGTGCGGGGATGGCGGCTCGACCGGCTCAGCCGCACCCAATTCAGTCGCCGCCGCCCCCGCCCCGGCCGGGCAGGACTGGTCGCAGACCGTCAGCAAGACGACTGATGGCGGCTTCGTCATGGGCAACCCCAACGCGCCGCTCAAGCTCGTCGAATACGGCTCGCGCACCTGCCCGACGTGCGGCAATTTCGGCCGTACCGCCACCGAGCCGCTGACGCAGAACTACATCAAGACCGGCAAGGTCTCGTTCGAATTCCGCGACTTCCTGGTCCACGCCCCCGATCTCGGCGTCGCGATCCTCGGCCAGTGCGCGGGCGAGACACCGTTCTTCCCGATCCTCGAGCAGATGTTCCAGGAGCAGAACGGCTTCCTCGAGAAGCTCGAAAAGGTGCCCGCCGATTTCCAGCAGCGGCTGCAGGCGATGACGCCGGCGCAGCAGGCGACCGCCTGGGTCGAGCATCTCGGCTACATCGATTTCGTGAAGCAGCGCGGGCTGAGCGAGCAGCAGGCGCGCCAGTGCCTTGCCGATCCGCAGCGGATCGAGGCGCTCGCCAAGGTTTCCGAAGTCGCGATGCGCGACAAGGAAGTCACCGGCACGCCGACCTTCTTCCTCAACGGCGAGAAGCTCGACGCGGCGAGCTGGGAGCAGGTCGAATCGGCGCTGAAAGGCGCCGGCGCCTGA